In the genome of Coraliomargarita algicola, one region contains:
- a CDS encoding sulfatase yields MKKRFRLLTTQCAGLMALLALASGFSAATASEDRPPNVVVFLVDDLGYMDIGANNPDCFYETPHVNALARSGMRFTNGYAANPVCSPTRYSLMTGKYPTRVGATNFFPKDVAKLRSGRFKPAPLVTKMPLDEIPLPQALKAKNYATFFAGKWHLGESEEYYPQNRGFDVNIGGYSAGGPYTGKKYFAPFENPQMEESPEGDHLPDRLARETAVFIEANKDQPFLAYLSFYSVHTPLIGRPDLVEKYKKKAALIEGEEFSVTESEVTGRRGVKTRSLQKHAVYAAMVEAMDLAVGKVLQQLDDSGVADNTIVIFTSDNGGLSTSEGSPTSNLPLRGGKGWVYEGGIREPWIIRYPGVTEAGSISDEMICSIDLYPTVMSAVGVETSHVIDGIDITKALEGGSLERDTLYWHYPHYSNQGGIPGGAIRVGDYKLVERYEDGEVMLFNLKEDLGEQHDLSAQFPERVTQMRANLHAWYDNVGAKFLQQKGNGPEPWRP; encoded by the coding sequence ATGAAGAAACGATTTAGACTACTGACTACTCAGTGCGCTGGTTTGATGGCCCTGCTTGCGCTCGCATCTGGCTTCAGTGCTGCCACGGCTTCCGAAGATCGACCGCCCAATGTGGTGGTCTTTCTCGTCGATGATTTAGGCTACATGGATATCGGTGCAAATAACCCCGATTGTTTTTATGAGACACCGCATGTGAACGCCTTGGCGAGATCCGGCATGCGCTTTACGAATGGGTATGCCGCCAATCCGGTTTGTTCTCCGACGCGTTACAGTTTGATGACGGGCAAGTATCCGACTCGGGTAGGGGCGACCAATTTCTTTCCCAAGGATGTGGCGAAACTACGCAGTGGCCGGTTTAAACCAGCCCCACTCGTCACTAAGATGCCTCTGGACGAAATTCCATTGCCTCAAGCCTTAAAGGCTAAAAATTATGCGACCTTTTTTGCCGGGAAATGGCACCTAGGTGAATCCGAGGAATATTATCCGCAGAATCGTGGCTTTGATGTGAATATTGGCGGTTATAGTGCGGGGGGGCCTTACACTGGAAAGAAATACTTTGCGCCTTTCGAGAATCCTCAGATGGAAGAGAGCCCCGAGGGCGATCACCTGCCGGATCGCCTGGCACGTGAGACCGCTGTGTTTATTGAAGCCAATAAGGATCAGCCATTCCTCGCGTATCTATCATTTTACTCAGTGCATACGCCTTTGATCGGGCGCCCTGATTTGGTCGAGAAATATAAGAAGAAAGCGGCCTTGATCGAGGGAGAAGAGTTCAGCGTGACGGAATCAGAAGTCACCGGGAGGCGGGGTGTGAAGACACGTTCCTTACAAAAGCACGCAGTCTATGCCGCCATGGTGGAAGCGATGGATTTAGCTGTGGGTAAAGTCTTACAGCAACTTGATGATTCAGGTGTGGCCGACAATACCATCGTGATATTTACCTCCGACAATGGTGGACTCTCGACGAGTGAAGGCTCACCGACTAGCAATTTGCCGCTGCGCGGTGGCAAGGGCTGGGTCTATGAGGGCGGCATACGCGAGCCATGGATTATTCGTTATCCCGGCGTGACAGAAGCCGGCTCGATCAGTGATGAAATGATTTGTTCGATTGATTTGTATCCCACGGTGATGTCGGCGGTTGGCGTCGAAACATCGCATGTCATTGATGGCATTGATATTACGAAAGCACTTGAGGGAGGATCGCTTGAGCGGGACACACTCTACTGGCATTACCCGCACTACAGTAACCAAGGCGGCATCCCCGGCGGCGCGATCCGTGTGGGTGATTATAAATTAGTCGAACGCTATGAGGATGGCGAAGTGATGCTCTTCAACTTAAAAGAGGATTTGGGTGAGCAGCACGATTTATCAGCCCAATTCCCTGAGCGTGTCACACAGATGCGTGCCAACCTACACGCATGGTATGACAACGTCGGCGCTAAATTCCTACAGCAAAAAGGAAACGGCCCGGAGCCGTGGCGTCCGTAG
- a CDS encoding arylsulfatase, translating into MTLTCANTLPAATVAKPPNVIYILADDLGIGDLGCYGQQKLKTPNIDRLADEGMLFSDHYSGNTVCSPSRAVLMTGQHPGHVHCRGNGDENGFALDPEMVTLPRLFKNAGYATGAYGKWGLGETHLEGAQNPLTHGFDHFTGWKSQRIAHTYYPSSIVRDGEEIPLENGTFVHDMIMADAFGFIEESVDSEKPFFCYIPTAVPHAAMHAPQELHEKWRKVYPQFDGKIGKYSAGARDKCPPVQNPIAGFAAMMENLDNQIGDLLDMLVELGVDENTIVIFSSDNGSHMEGGHNPKFWDSNGPLRGHKRDVYEGGIRTPFLVRWPGQIEAGSRSEHLSAFWDIVPTMADLIGQPIPEQTDGISIVPTLLGKGEQPQHKYIYHEFIMGDAKPYHSRSLRYGDWKVVQTSKSKNGGGLKSIELYNLKDDIGETKNLAKQYPEIVTKMEGFMDDAHTPLN; encoded by the coding sequence ATGACATTGACGTGCGCCAACACGTTGCCGGCGGCGACTGTAGCGAAACCGCCCAATGTGATCTACATTCTTGCCGATGATTTAGGCATCGGGGATCTCGGTTGCTATGGGCAGCAGAAGTTGAAGACGCCGAACATCGACCGCTTGGCGGATGAAGGCATGCTGTTTAGCGATCATTACTCGGGGAATACTGTATGCTCGCCCTCGCGTGCGGTGTTGATGACCGGGCAACACCCAGGACACGTGCATTGCCGTGGTAATGGGGACGAGAATGGCTTCGCGCTCGATCCTGAGATGGTGACGCTGCCGCGTTTATTTAAGAATGCGGGTTATGCAACGGGTGCGTATGGCAAGTGGGGCTTAGGAGAGACACATCTCGAAGGCGCTCAGAATCCATTGACACACGGCTTTGATCATTTCACCGGGTGGAAGAGTCAACGCATTGCCCACACCTATTATCCTAGTAGCATTGTGCGTGATGGTGAGGAGATCCCGCTGGAGAACGGGACCTTTGTGCATGATATGATCATGGCAGATGCCTTTGGCTTCATTGAAGAAAGCGTTGATTCCGAAAAACCGTTCTTCTGCTACATCCCGACTGCAGTGCCGCATGCCGCCATGCACGCTCCACAGGAATTACATGAGAAATGGCGCAAGGTGTATCCACAGTTCGATGGGAAAATTGGTAAGTATAGCGCGGGGGCTCGTGATAAATGCCCCCCGGTGCAAAACCCGATCGCTGGCTTTGCGGCAATGATGGAAAACTTGGACAATCAGATTGGCGACTTGCTCGACATGTTGGTTGAACTCGGAGTCGATGAAAACACAATCGTGATCTTTTCCAGTGACAATGGTTCGCATATGGAAGGCGGTCACAATCCGAAATTTTGGGACTCCAATGGCCCGCTGCGTGGGCATAAGCGTGATGTGTATGAGGGCGGTATTCGCACGCCGTTTTTGGTGCGTTGGCCTGGGCAGATCGAAGCGGGTAGCCGCAGCGAGCACCTCAGTGCCTTCTGGGACATCGTGCCCACGATGGCAGATCTGATTGGCCAACCGATCCCCGAGCAAACTGACGGTATCTCCATCGTGCCGACTCTTTTGGGGAAAGGTGAACAACCGCAGCACAAATACATCTACCACGAATTCATCATGGGAGATGCCAAGCCGTATCATTCTCGCTCGCTTCGTTATGGGGACTGGAAGGTCGTCCAGACGTCTAAATCCAAAAATGGTGGTGGTTTAAAATCGATTGAACTCTACAATCTAAAAGATGACATCGGCGAAACCAAAAATCTCGCCAAGCAGTATCCCGAGATCGTCACTAAGATGGAGGGCTTCATGGACGACGCGCATACCCCGTTAAACTAA
- a CDS encoding sulfatase-like hydrolase/transferase, whose product MKVRKKLLLALCALSLFGMSVASAARPNIISIVVDDMGYSDLGSYGGEAETPNIDRLAAKGYRFTNYRTYPKCMPTRDSLLSGLHAEPHGVMERAATIGEVLKAQGYQTYFCGKTHGELIPELTDVLNKGFVRSFGNTDGGNYFDHNVRPNYLDGALWEADRPYYKTDVQTDFALEFIDQYQVDQKPFFLHLAYHAPHFPVQAHEKDIQKYLETYMAGPDALRKARFERMKAQGIAPPEWKLSPSVASQAAWEALSLEQREQEARVMATHTAMIDIIDQNIGRLLEKLEAMGCADNTMITFVSDNGGTREGGKGIWTGFRASRMGKRYDRKAVIGSIDSHWQIGAAWENLVNTPFWKGKNTGYEGGDSAPLIVYYPGLMQTPGTISRAEVAVWDLYPTWLDVAGASYPEQYNGRELAPLVGTSLLPVFQGQELSERSFYFMWRQNKAFIHKGWKLVSGKSGKLGNLPWELYDLNEDRAEQHNLAKTHPEKLQEMVKALHLHLGEDAMQRINQSSERKKK is encoded by the coding sequence GTGAAGGTCAGAAAAAAACTGCTGCTAGCACTGTGTGCGCTGTCTCTTTTCGGGATGTCAGTCGCCTCGGCCGCTAGGCCCAATATTATCAGCATCGTAGTGGATGATATGGGCTACTCGGATCTCGGCAGTTATGGCGGGGAGGCGGAAACGCCGAATATTGATCGTTTGGCGGCAAAAGGCTATCGTTTTACAAATTATCGCACCTATCCTAAATGTATGCCGACGCGCGATTCGCTACTCTCCGGCCTACATGCGGAGCCACATGGCGTCATGGAGCGTGCGGCTACGATTGGTGAAGTGTTGAAAGCGCAGGGCTATCAGACCTATTTCTGTGGGAAAACACATGGTGAACTCATTCCCGAGTTGACCGATGTGCTGAACAAGGGCTTCGTTCGCAGCTTTGGTAACACCGATGGCGGTAACTATTTTGATCACAATGTGCGACCGAATTACTTAGACGGGGCACTTTGGGAAGCAGATCGACCTTATTATAAAACCGATGTGCAGACGGATTTTGCCTTGGAGTTTATTGATCAATACCAAGTCGACCAGAAGCCTTTCTTTTTGCATCTGGCCTATCATGCCCCGCACTTCCCGGTGCAGGCGCACGAGAAGGATATTCAAAAATACTTGGAGACCTATATGGCTGGGCCTGATGCACTACGCAAAGCCCGCTTTGAGCGGATGAAAGCGCAGGGGATCGCGCCCCCGGAATGGAAGCTTTCACCGTCGGTCGCTTCACAAGCCGCATGGGAGGCTCTGAGCCTGGAACAGCGCGAGCAGGAAGCTCGAGTGATGGCCACACATACGGCCATGATTGATATCATCGATCAGAATATTGGTCGTCTTTTGGAAAAATTGGAGGCCATGGGATGCGCGGATAATACCATGATTACCTTTGTCTCGGATAACGGTGGAACCCGTGAAGGTGGCAAAGGAATCTGGACAGGGTTTAGGGCTTCACGCATGGGAAAGCGCTACGATCGCAAGGCCGTGATCGGTTCGATCGATTCGCACTGGCAAATCGGCGCTGCTTGGGAAAACCTAGTCAATACGCCATTTTGGAAGGGCAAGAATACGGGGTATGAAGGCGGCGATTCAGCGCCTTTGATCGTTTATTATCCGGGACTGATGCAGACGCCCGGGACGATTTCCCGTGCCGAGGTTGCTGTTTGGGATCTGTATCCGACGTGGTTGGATGTTGCAGGCGCATCGTATCCGGAACAGTATAATGGCAGAGAGTTAGCCCCCTTGGTCGGCACAAGTTTATTGCCCGTTTTTCAAGGGCAAGAGCTGTCTGAACGTTCTTTTTATTTTATGTGGCGCCAAAACAAGGCGTTCATTCATAAGGGATGGAAACTGGTCAGTGGTAAAAGCGGTAAGCTGGGCAATCTGCCATGGGAACTGTATGATTTGAACGAAGATCGAGCCGAACAGCACAATCTCGCAAAGACACATCCAGAAAAGCTCCAAGAAATGGTTAAGGCTCTGCATTTGCATTTAGGGGAAGATGCGATGCAACGAATAAACCAGTCTTCTGAACGTAAAAAAAAGTAG
- a CDS encoding alpha/beta hydrolase fold domain-containing protein: MKAFLFGFIITLISVCFAPSATAQNGAGLGESERVSLWPEGTAGVDRSIAEKVKTTSPKRIFNIHNPNLSIFRPENPNGAAVVICPGGGYRILSIDNEGTDIAKRLNREGITAFVLRYRLPTTRGVDFKHPVPLSDALRAIQWVRFHSNDYNIDANKVGIMGFSAGGHLAASAATLYADYSFGEDAVSTVSSRPDFVCLGYPVISTKKKIAHGCINSLKKNSLPPSQVWKLSCEVNVDANTPPTFLFHAKDDPGVKYQNSVVMHEALQRVGVPTELKLYEQGKHGFGLGVPGTDSIHWPEDFLSWMEAQGYIPESSAFYTPEEDLQGLEVRSETVSGLPNVLIIGDSISVGYTQVVVDALQGVANVTRIRENAGDTNRGLVKLDRWLGDTEWDVIHFNWGLHDLCYRHPDAKVYGNRDKVNGTQAVPLAEYTKNLEQLVIRLKQTGAQLVWASTTLVPEEEAGRFVGDEVRYNEAAAEIMLHHGIPIDDLHAVSLTLTRHFKRPGDVHFSKEGYQALGEQVAASIEPFLK, encoded by the coding sequence ATGAAAGCATTCTTATTTGGTTTTATCATCACGCTTATTAGTGTTTGTTTCGCTCCATCAGCGACTGCTCAAAATGGTGCAGGTCTTGGGGAGAGCGAGCGGGTCTCCTTATGGCCGGAGGGAACAGCGGGCGTGGATCGGAGTATTGCGGAAAAGGTAAAGACCACTTCGCCGAAGCGAATTTTCAATATTCACAATCCCAATCTCAGTATCTTTCGCCCGGAGAATCCCAACGGGGCAGCGGTAGTGATTTGTCCTGGGGGAGGCTATCGTATCTTGTCGATCGATAATGAGGGGACAGATATCGCGAAGCGTTTAAATCGTGAGGGAATCACAGCTTTTGTTCTGCGTTATCGCTTACCCACGACTCGTGGTGTAGACTTTAAGCATCCCGTTCCGCTCTCGGATGCGCTTCGTGCGATTCAGTGGGTGCGCTTTCATAGTAATGATTATAACATCGACGCAAATAAAGTGGGTATTATGGGCTTCTCTGCTGGTGGGCATTTAGCCGCCTCTGCGGCGACACTTTATGCTGACTACTCTTTTGGAGAGGATGCTGTATCCACAGTTTCATCACGTCCTGATTTTGTTTGTTTGGGGTATCCAGTGATCTCAACCAAGAAAAAGATCGCCCATGGTTGTATCAATTCCTTGAAGAAAAATTCTTTGCCGCCGAGTCAAGTGTGGAAGCTATCTTGTGAAGTGAATGTCGATGCCAACACCCCGCCTACGTTTTTGTTTCATGCTAAAGATGATCCTGGAGTAAAATACCAAAACAGTGTCGTCATGCATGAGGCATTGCAGCGTGTAGGCGTGCCTACTGAATTAAAACTTTATGAGCAGGGCAAACATGGGTTTGGCTTGGGAGTGCCGGGGACTGATAGCATCCATTGGCCTGAGGATTTTCTATCTTGGATGGAGGCACAGGGATACATTCCAGAAAGCAGTGCGTTCTATACACCTGAGGAAGATTTACAGGGACTCGAGGTCAGAAGCGAAACAGTTTCCGGCCTGCCAAATGTGCTCATCATAGGAGATTCGATCTCGGTTGGATACACTCAAGTGGTTGTCGATGCGTTGCAAGGCGTGGCAAATGTGACGCGCATTCGCGAAAATGCTGGCGACACGAATCGGGGGCTGGTAAAGTTAGATCGATGGCTCGGGGATACCGAGTGGGATGTGATTCACTTTAATTGGGGCCTGCACGATCTGTGCTACCGACACCCTGACGCGAAAGTTTATGGAAATCGTGATAAGGTGAACGGCACGCAAGCGGTTCCGCTGGCTGAGTATACGAAGAATCTAGAGCAGCTAGTCATACGTCTTAAACAAACGGGGGCTCAACTTGTTTGGGCTTCGACGACCCTTGTGCCCGAAGAAGAAGCGGGGCGTTTCGTCGGCGATGAAGTTCGTTACAATGAAGCTGCTGCTGAAATCATGCTACATCATGGGATACCAATTGATGATTTGCATGCGGTTTCGTTGACGCTCACCAGACACTTTAAGAGGCCCGGCGATGTCCATTTTTCTAAGGAGGGCTATCAGGCCTTAGGCGAGCAAGTGGCCGCTTCGATTGAACCATTTTTGAAATGA
- a CDS encoding sodium:solute symporter family transporter: MNILEVILFIGAVVGVIAIGIWKSRDEDTSGEQGASDYFLAGRGLTWWLVGFSLIAANISTEQFVGMSGSSANWLGMAIASYEWMAAVTLVFVAFWFLPKFLKAGLYTIPEFLQYRFDGVARLSMAIPAIVTLVFVTTSSVIFSGAKFVSEYYNTVPVLNSLTAMCWLIAIFAAVYVFVGGLKACAWTDLVWGSALIVGGAIVMYMAFSVLSEKPAEELILTKVANSTATVADLETASAWERFMLLNDGVEGEAVALEGPNGTGGKVHMVRPKTDSDIPWTALLIGLWIPNFFYWGLNQYIVQRTLGSKSLAEGQKGIVFAAALKLLIPFLVVIPGILAYNLFSGDLLNAATGEYDYDRAFPVLVRNLIKPYPMISWFVLAALCGAVISSLASMLNSASTIATMDLYAKFSGEKNPAKLVKIGRGFVVIFVLLAALVAPALDNFTSIFAYIQEFQGFISPGILAVFIFGFFSPRTPRYFGAVGIGLNVISYGAFKWLIGPWIVTNGWWYAEQIAFLDRMAICFFIVLLAGVILTLVKPMEKPVEMPVNDVIVLESSKGAQICGALVVVATIALYAIFW, encoded by the coding sequence ATGAACATACTTGAAGTGATACTTTTTATTGGTGCCGTAGTGGGCGTCATCGCAATTGGAATTTGGAAGAGTCGTGACGAGGATACCTCTGGCGAGCAAGGGGCGTCCGATTATTTCCTAGCGGGCCGTGGACTCACTTGGTGGTTAGTCGGTTTTTCATTGATCGCTGCTAATATCTCGACTGAGCAGTTTGTTGGTATGTCAGGTTCGTCTGCGAACTGGCTGGGGATGGCGATTGCTTCGTATGAGTGGATGGCTGCGGTGACCTTGGTCTTCGTGGCATTCTGGTTTTTGCCCAAGTTTTTGAAGGCGGGGCTCTACACGATTCCTGAATTCTTACAGTATCGATTTGATGGTGTCGCACGCTTGTCGATGGCGATTCCAGCGATTGTGACTTTGGTCTTTGTCACCACATCTTCGGTTATTTTTTCCGGAGCGAAATTTGTTTCTGAATATTATAATACGGTTCCAGTCCTCAATAGTTTGACGGCCATGTGTTGGTTGATCGCGATTTTCGCGGCGGTTTATGTGTTTGTCGGAGGTTTGAAGGCCTGTGCGTGGACGGATCTCGTCTGGGGCTCTGCGCTGATTGTTGGTGGAGCGATTGTGATGTATATGGCGTTCTCTGTCCTGTCCGAAAAGCCTGCTGAAGAATTGATTCTAACAAAGGTGGCGAATTCGACTGCAACTGTTGCTGATTTAGAAACTGCGAGCGCTTGGGAGCGCTTTATGTTGCTGAACGATGGTGTTGAGGGGGAAGCCGTCGCACTCGAAGGGCCAAACGGGACGGGGGGCAAGGTGCACATGGTGCGCCCTAAGACCGACTCCGATATCCCATGGACGGCGTTGCTGATTGGTCTTTGGATTCCGAATTTCTTTTATTGGGGCCTCAATCAATATATCGTGCAACGCACGCTGGGCTCTAAATCACTCGCAGAGGGGCAGAAGGGGATCGTGTTTGCCGCGGCCTTAAAGCTTCTGATTCCCTTCTTGGTCGTGATTCCCGGGATACTCGCTTACAACTTGTTCAGCGGTGATCTTTTGAATGCGGCAACGGGGGAATATGATTATGACCGTGCCTTCCCTGTGTTGGTTCGAAACCTGATCAAGCCTTACCCTATGATCTCTTGGTTTGTCTTGGCAGCACTGTGTGGTGCGGTGATCAGCTCGTTGGCATCGATGCTGAACTCTGCTTCGACGATTGCGACAATGGATTTATACGCGAAATTTTCGGGAGAAAAGAATCCCGCTAAATTGGTTAAAATAGGCCGTGGTTTTGTGGTGATCTTCGTGTTGCTCGCTGCATTGGTTGCGCCGGCGTTGGATAACTTTACGAGTATCTTCGCTTACATCCAAGAGTTCCAAGGTTTCATTTCTCCCGGGATTCTAGCGGTGTTTATCTTTGGTTTCTTTTCGCCCCGCACGCCGCGCTATTTTGGTGCAGTAGGCATCGGTTTGAATGTGATTTCCTATGGGGCTTTCAAATGGTTAATCGGCCCGTGGATCGTTACCAATGGCTGGTGGTATGCCGAGCAAATTGCTTTCCTTGATCGTATGGCGATCTGCTTCTTCATTGTGCTCTTGGCAGGTGTGATATTAACACTCGTCAAACCGATGGAAAAGCCAGTCGAGATGCCAGTGAACGATGTCATTGTGCTGGAGTCTTCCAAGGGGGCTCAAATTTGTGGTGCACTCGTGGTGGTCGCAACCATCGCACTCTATGCGATCTTCTGGTAA
- a CDS encoding Sip1-related alpha-galactosidase: MMKKCLSVALVGLISASALLAQTIQITSEPTGFIIEKDVNLQPSKSGVVLSREVALPAFEKGAYYRPFSGGVANGNRVEAVAFNSLVDLQGYKPSKTRYKHNSVQRGQFILLQINEGQYLSIIPMLSSEVSSEFFLENAKLTLRSSTYGTEDVAGDVPLLLWAYGDSPYAATHAAWNMVIESGFVAADWRSNKEFPVEPYGYLGWCSWEFYKTRISSKILVDAVHTIEANDAPIRWLMVDNGYLTQKNSKIINFTPDVKKFPNGWEELTSLKNPDGIKWMGVWRNMLGFMGAISPEHTMTDLTPNLMPSANGKTMLPKDNAAGAKAFYEKMVKDSKESGFDFTKVDFQSRVPEFYKGTANAVRATRYNNEALEAATKKYDMPLLNCIAQPNINSFQTKYSVVTRSSPDYNQADKDKNKCNTYQSFANHLWMSQTVWGDLDMFHTHDERDVQSMSVARAISGGPVYISDEPNKIVAERLIPFAYEDGLLLRTQAPATLLPESFFIHPFRDAEVFRVIAPLEDKVAAIALFNFSEVEKPLVSSISAKDYPYAGELLQPSDGPWTQPEEGLLVYDQAAQSVVSLDDDLTAEVESFGAKLFLLYPKTQGWAVIGRTDKYLPSAAVKVQSVSNDQVVFTLHESGPLAIWSDQGAPKMKGATFELIGENLYLADLPIEAGAQELTVTR; this comes from the coding sequence ATGATGAAAAAATGTCTATCCGTGGCCCTGGTCGGCTTGATTTCTGCCAGTGCACTTCTGGCGCAAACGATACAAATTACTTCTGAACCGACTGGCTTCATTATAGAGAAGGATGTGAATCTACAGCCAAGCAAGAGTGGTGTCGTGCTTTCGCGTGAAGTTGCGTTGCCAGCTTTTGAGAAGGGTGCTTACTATCGCCCTTTTTCGGGGGGAGTCGCCAATGGTAATCGTGTGGAAGCGGTCGCTTTTAACTCTCTCGTAGATCTGCAGGGATATAAGCCGTCCAAGACGAGGTATAAGCATAACTCTGTTCAACGGGGGCAGTTCATTTTGCTTCAAATCAATGAAGGGCAGTATCTGTCGATCATCCCCATGTTGTCGTCGGAAGTATCTTCAGAGTTTTTCCTCGAAAATGCGAAATTGACGCTTCGGTCGTCGACTTACGGCACCGAGGATGTGGCAGGTGATGTGCCATTGTTACTGTGGGCCTATGGCGACTCGCCGTATGCCGCTACGCACGCAGCCTGGAATATGGTGATAGAATCGGGCTTTGTCGCTGCGGACTGGCGCTCGAATAAAGAATTCCCGGTCGAGCCCTATGGTTATCTCGGCTGGTGCTCGTGGGAATTTTATAAGACTAGAATTTCTTCAAAAATCCTAGTCGATGCGGTGCATACTATCGAAGCGAATGATGCTCCGATTCGTTGGCTGATGGTGGACAACGGTTACTTAACTCAGAAGAATAGTAAGATCATCAATTTCACACCAGACGTCAAAAAATTTCCCAATGGATGGGAAGAGCTCACTTCGTTGAAAAACCCTGATGGCATTAAGTGGATGGGTGTTTGGCGCAATATGCTTGGGTTTATGGGGGCCATTTCACCCGAGCATACGATGACAGATCTGACTCCGAACCTGATGCCGAGTGCGAACGGGAAAACCATGCTACCAAAAGATAACGCCGCTGGCGCAAAAGCGTTTTATGAGAAAATGGTGAAAGATTCTAAGGAGAGTGGTTTTGATTTTACCAAGGTCGACTTTCAGTCGCGTGTCCCGGAATTCTATAAGGGCACTGCGAACGCAGTGCGTGCGACGCGCTACAACAACGAGGCACTCGAAGCCGCGACCAAGAAGTATGACATGCCGCTGCTGAATTGTATCGCGCAGCCAAATATCAACTCGTTTCAGACGAAATACAGTGTGGTGACTCGTTCTAGCCCTGATTACAATCAGGCAGATAAAGACAAGAACAAGTGCAACACTTACCAGAGCTTTGCCAATCACTTGTGGATGAGCCAAACGGTGTGGGGCGATTTGGATATGTTCCACACGCATGACGAGCGTGATGTGCAGTCGATGTCCGTCGCGCGAGCAATCTCAGGAGGCCCTGTCTATATTTCGGACGAGCCAAACAAGATCGTCGCTGAGAGGCTCATTCCATTTGCTTACGAGGATGGTTTGTTGCTACGCACGCAGGCACCGGCAACATTGTTGCCGGAGAGCTTCTTCATTCACCCGTTTCGTGACGCAGAGGTTTTCCGCGTGATTGCTCCGCTCGAAGATAAGGTGGCTGCGATTGCGTTGTTCAACTTCTCGGAAGTCGAGAAACCACTCGTGAGTTCGATCTCTGCGAAGGACTACCCGTATGCGGGTGAGTTATTGCAGCCGAGTGACGGCCCTTGGACGCAACCTGAAGAAGGCTTATTGGTCTATGATCAAGCTGCTCAATCAGTGGTATCTTTAGACGACGATTTGACTGCTGAAGTTGAGAGCTTTGGTGCAAAATTGTTCCTCCTTTACCCGAAGACACAAGGCTGGGCGGTGATCGGCCGCACTGACAAATACTTGCCGAGCGCTGCGGTGAAGGTGCAGTCCGTTTCGAACGACCAGGTGGTCTTTACCCTGCACGAGTCGGGGCCGTTGGCGATCTGGAGTGATCAAGGTGCACCGAAGATGAAGGGCGCGACCTTTGAGCTGATTGGCGAGAACCTTTATCTCGCGGATCTTCCTATTGAAGCGGGTGCGCAAGAACTCACTGTCACACGATAG